In Thermovirga sp., the genomic stretch CCGCGCCGGCGGCCACCCGAAGCGTCGCCCCGGTGGTACAGACATCGTCGACCAATATCACTGGCAGAGTCCTGTCGATCGATCCCCTCCAGGTGATCGAATCCCGGGGAAGTTTTTTCCTGGGCCCCGGCGCAAGCCCCACCTGGGTGGGGCGCCTGGCCTTCCAGGCCAGTTTTTCCAAGGCGGGGCAGTTCCAGGCGCGGGATATTCCCCGGGCGATCTCGAGGGACTGGTTGAAGCCCCTTGCGCTTCCCCGGTGGAGGGGCACCGGCACCAGCATGATCCTCCCGCCGGGGTGGAACCTCCGGCCGATGAACCTTCCGATGGGTTTTCCCAGGCTCTTCTGGGAACCGTACTTGAGCCGGTGCACCAATTCCCTTGGGAGTCCTCCGAAAGCAGTGAAGCTTCTCACTGGGAAGGCTGCGGGGTGACTCGGGCAGGGGTAGGTGCGCAGGCATTCGGAGCATGAGACTTTTACCGGCTCACCGCCGACGAGATCCGCAAGGCACTTCTCGCACAGGGGCGAACCCAGCCTTCCGCAAATCGGGCACGAAAGGGGCCACAGGAAATGGAGCAATAGATCCGTGGCCCTTTCCCAATCGCTACACTCCATCGCCATACGAAGGGGATGCCATCGCAGGAGGCCGCCTTCAGCAGGTCTTTTCGGCGGCTTTTTTCAGAATCTCGGCCCTGTCGATCCTCTCCCAGGCCGGG encodes the following:
- a CDS encoding ComF family protein — protein: MAMECSDWERATDLLLHFLWPLSCPICGRLGSPLCEKCLADLVGGEPVKVSCSECLRTYPCPSHPAAFPVRSFTAFGGLPRELVHRLKYGSQKSLGKPIGRFIGRRFHPGGRIMLVPVPLHRGSARGFNQSLEIARGISRAWNCPALEKLAWKARRPTQVGLAPGPRKKLPRDSITWRGSIDRTLPVILVDDVCTTGATLRVAAGAVRQAGGRVEGAVVWALAGAS